The Daucus carota subsp. sativus chromosome 2, DH1 v3.0, whole genome shotgun sequence genome includes a window with the following:
- the LOC108206447 gene encoding methylsterol monooxygenase 2-2: MDSVIESAWKYLITHFSDFQLACIGSFLLHESVFFLSGLPFIYLERAGWLSKYKIQMKNNTAEAQEKCISRLLLYHFCVNLPVMLVSYPVFRSMGMRSSLPLPSWKVVSTQIFFYFIIEDFIFYWGHRVLHTKWLYKHVHSVHHEYATPFGLTSEYAHPAEILFLGFATIVGPAITGPHLITLWLWMVVRVLETVEAHCGYHFPWSISNFLPLYGGADFHDYHHRLLYTKSGNYSSTFVYMDWIFGTDKGYRKLKAVKSSEDEIDAKQM; encoded by the exons ATGGATTCCGTCATTGAATCCGCCTGGAAG TATTTGATCACTCACTTCAGTGACTTTCAGCTGGCTTGTATTGGAAGTTTCCTCCTTCATGAAAGTGTCTTTTTCTTGTCAGGGCTTCCGTTTATCTATCTCGAAAGGGCTGGTTGGCTAAGCAAGTACAAAATTCAG ATGAAAAACAATACTGCTGAAGCTCAGGAGAAATGCATTAGTCGTCTCTTGCTATATCATTTCTGTGTCAACCTACCAGTTATGCTTGTCTCGTATCCAGTGTTCAGATCCATGGGAATGAGAAGCAGTCTGCCATTGCCGTCCTG GAAAGTAGTGTCTACACAGATATTCTTCTACTTTATCATAGAGGATTTTATATTCTATTGGGGTCACAGGGTTTTACATACAAAATGGTTGTACAAGCATGTCCACAGTGTTCATCACGA GTATGCAACACCCTTTGGACTGACTTCAGAATATGCTCACCCTGCTGAAATACTGTTTCTTGGTTTTGCCACGATTGTTGGTCCTGCTATCACTGGACCCCATTTAATAACTCTGTGGTTGTGGATGGTAGTAAGAGTCCTAGAGACCGTGGAAGCACATTGTGGTTACCACTTTCCATGGAGCATTTCAAATTTTCTGCCACTATATGGCGG GGCTGATTTCCATGACTATCATCACCGTCTTCTGTATACCAAGTCCGGCAATTACTCGTCTACTTTCGTTTACATGGACTG GATATTTGGTACTGATAAGGGTTACAGAAAGCTGAAGGCTGTTAAGAGTAGTGAAGATGAGATTGATGCCAAGCAAATGTAA